A single Lacerta agilis isolate rLacAgi1 chromosome 10, rLacAgi1.pri, whole genome shotgun sequence DNA region contains:
- the LOC117053877 gene encoding IQ motif and SEC7 domain-containing protein 3-like produces MESLLENPVRAVLYLKELTAIVQNQQSLIHTQRQRIDELERRLDELSTENRSLRQQHALPDEPTQQPGLPAPPPACPPGPPQGQQQQQQHSPPLPPPPPPEQPRQEQLQHPQQLPAPPQPPSSSSSSKQAQASPSGSRTPAPHQHPPLHHHHHHPEKDGKEKSCCAVLLQHKPPPAIAKGVLSRRPE; encoded by the coding sequence ATGGAGAGCCTGCTGGAGAACCCGGTGCGCGCCGTGCTCTACCTGAAGGAGCTCACCGCCATCGTGCAGAACCAGCAGAGCCTCATCCACACGCAGCGCCAGCGCATCGACGAGCTGGAGAGGCGCCTGGACGAGCTCAGCACCGAGAACCGCAGCCTCCGCCAGCAGCACGCGCTGCCCGACGAGCCCACGCAGCAGCCCGGGCTCCCAGCTCCGCCGCCGGCTTGCCCACCGGGTCCTCCCcagggccagcagcagcagcagcagcattcgccgcctctgccgccgccgccgccaccggaGCAGCCTCGGCAGGAGCAGCTTCAGCACCCGCAACAGCTCCCGGCGCCTCCGcagcctcccagcagcagcagcagcagcaagcaagctCAGGCCAGCCCCAGCGGCAGCCGGACTCCCGCCCCCCACCAGCACCCTccgctccaccaccaccaccaccaccccgagaAGGACGGCAAGGAGAAGAGCTGTTGCGCGGTCCTGCTCCAGCACAAACCGCCCCCAGCCATCGCCAAAGGCGTCTTGAGCAGGAGACCAGAGTAA